GTCGGACATCTGAATTAACACACAAAGGGGCAGAGGCGTGTTACAAACTTTAAGCTCCCCCGTAATGACAAACTTCAGTAGATAGTTAGATTTCGGATAATCACTACTAACTGAGTTTGAAAGGTTTACATTGCGTACCTTGATGATACCTGAGCTTCCAACAAGTGCCCGTAAATGTCCAAATTGAACAGCGTTTGGCATAGTCACTAACTTCTCCAGATTCACTTACAAGAGCAGACTCATACTTTAAAAGCTGTATAGAAGGCTCAAGTTGAATACATTCATACTTTTGAGAATGAACGCGGATATCTGAAGGCTCTTCCAAATCCATCATTTGAATAATGGATGTAAAGTCGTAGCTATCTCCTGACTTACCAACTTCAGTAAAACTAGGGTGTATTAAACGATCAAGATCAGCCTTGTTCTGACGAGTTTGGTATTGATGGAGTTCTATTTCTTGTTCGATCAAAATGTCCATTTTACCTCCTAAACTGATATGGCATATAAGGCCTTTTATAATCCATTTAAACCACTTGCAACATGGTCGCCCCACGCAAGCCAATTAAGTTGCCAAACGGGTCTTCGATTTGACACATAAAAAAGCCCATTTTCAATTGCCATTGGGCCTCTATACAGTTTTGCACCAAGCTCTTCAAAATGATCCAGTGCTTTATCCAAGTTGTTTACCGACCAATATAAAACTGTCCCACATTTACACGAGCCTACTTTTTCGTCTGCTTGTACTATCTCAAGAGAAAAACCGTTCAAATTGAGCATGGTAAAGTCGAAACTAGGATGATAAACAGATACAGCTGTAGGAAAGGCTTTTTGATACTAATCGATGCCCAATGCGACATTTTGAACATGAATAAGAATCGCTGTTGGAATCATAGTCTCCCTCCTACTACTTAACAGTCACTAGTATGGTGTGCCGTTCTTTCTAGAGGGAGTCCATTCACCAGAACTTTCAACAACCCATTTGAAATCATCATCTGGATAATGGGCTTCGTCTTTTGCAACTCGGCTCCCTATAACTATAAATTTAGCTTGTTCGCTACTACGGTTTATTAAATGATGTCCATTTTCGACCCTAGCAGGGAAGCCAATACACATTCCTGCAAATAATGTCTGCTCACCGTCATCACTGACTAAACATAGCTCACCATCGAGTACATAAAGAAACTCATCTGACCTTGTGTGCCAATGGCGAAGAGCCGACTGCGCATTCGGTTCTAATACTTCCAGATTCACACCGAACTGAGTGAGCCCAAAAGAATCACCTAAACTTCTGCATTCAGATTGACCAAGGCGAGATTTAAATGGCTCTGGAAATGGGTTAAACGTATAACCTTTTATGCTTAAAGCTTGTTTCGCTTTCGTCATTAATTGCCCCTGTGCATAACGCTTTTCAGTCGGGATATAGTCATTTAATTCTGTCCATCTTGCTCAACCTTTTTAAGCAACTCAAGTCATATATTATGGTTATGTGATTTTTGTACGCACACGAGTGATGGGTTACGAAAAAAACACCTGCACTCTAGGGTTGTTAGTTAGCATATGTATTACAAAATCAACTCACCATTAATTAGTCAATCATCGGTTGTGATACACTTTGGGGCAGATCTGAGCTAGTTGGCACTTTTTGAGAAAAGTGCCACGAGTAAAACTTCAGGTCTATGAAGCCTCTGGACAATTATTTGTCAGTGCTTTTGCTAAATTAGCAAACCATCAATAATTACAGGTATGGCAATTTACTTGTGAATAGCTAGTGCGATGAGTAACATCGCACCAGAAAAAGTGTTGGTTTGCGTTTGTTAGTTTATAACTTCCAACGCTTATATAACTTCAAACATACCATTAAAACTAAAAGGCTAATTGCATATCCAAGCATTGCCCAACTATTTTCAGGTGATTCGGATATAGTATAAAAAGCTGCTGCAGCAATGGCTAACATTAGTGGTTCAATGGTCTCATCGGGACCATCAGTAAACAGCATGTAACTCAACTCTATACCTGCTGAGATTGCTAATGCATTACCTATATAAACAAAAGATTCGATACCTAGTATATGCTTATAGAGTTCATCTGCAGTAAACAATCGATTATCCGCAAAGTACAAATTATCTAATAAATTGAATGTTTCCGCTACTTCAAGCAAACCTTTGCTTGCTAATGTCCCTATAAGAAAAAAACCAATTAAAAATTGAATCCCTGTTTTAAAAAACTTCATCACTTTCGGGATTTTTGTTTCGTATAAATCAAAATCACATTCTGGTTCAAGAAAATCTTTTCTATCATCTAAAGCCAACTGAAATTTTTCTCTTGCATCGGCTAAACTACTTTGATGTACAGCTATTATTTCTTTCCGAAGATCTTCTTTTATTCTTGCTAATTGCTTTTCCATTTCTATTTATCACACCAAAAAATTAAAATTTTTAATATATGAACTAACGCCTGAATCTTGCGAATCCCCTCATAATCAGGCGTAAAAACAATGAGGTAGACGCGCATCGCCGTCTTTGATCCTAATGAATATCGCTGAACACACATTTCGAACAAGTGGGTTAACAATGCGCGACATTCAGATTCTACAACAAACCATACAAAACCAATGCCCCTCCATTCACAAAAAACGCGTTAGTTCTCTGATACTTGCTACAAAAAGTGTACTTGACGGTTCAGACTTAACGCTGACTAAACTAGGTCGCAAACTGGACACTAATACCACGGTAAAACATGCGATCAAACGCGTTGATAGACTGCTTGGAAATCGCCAACTACATCGTGGAAAAGACCTAATTTATAAATGGCATGCCTACTTAATAACGGGCGCCAACTCATGCCCTGTGATCCTCGTGGATTGGTCTGATGTTCGTGAACAACTTCGTTATATGACGTTAAGAGCATCCGTTGCACTTGATGGTCGAGCCATCACAATCTTTGAACAAGTTTTTGAGTATGACCAATACAATTCACCGAAAAGTCACCAAACATTCCTCGATAAATTGCAGAGTATTTTGCCGAATAAAGTCAGTCCGATCATCGTTTCTGATGCGGGTTTTAGAAATACTTGGTTCCGCCAAGTACAGGAGAAAAGTTGGTTTTGGTTAGGTCGTGTCCGAGGTGAAGTATCAATCAAACTGATCTGCTCCAGTCAGACTGGACACTTAGCTAAGCGACATTTCGCTTTTCAAAGTTCATTGGGCTTAGGTACCCAAGAGCACTGTGCCTTCTCGTTCGATTATAATCAACTTCTATGTACTCGAAGATCGTTTGGCGCATCTGCTCTCTCGTCATAATTGGCTCATATTGAATTGCTTCAACTTTCAGTGAATGGAAGAAGCTCTCAACACATGCGTTATCCCAACAGTTCCCTTTTCTACTCATACTTTGTTTTAAATTATAAGTGCTTATGAGGTCTCGATAGTCTTTCGAACAGTACTGACTACCTCGATCGCTATGAGTTATGACATGCTCAGGGAACCCTCGACGGAATAAAGCCATCGACAAAGCATCACAGACCAGTGAGGCCGTCATTCTCGTATCCATAGACCAACCAATAACTTGCCTTGAATAAAGGTCAATAATGACAGCTAAGTACAGCCAGCCTTCGCTTGTGGCAACATAAGTGATGTCTCCTGCCCATTTTTGATTCGGAGCCGTTGCGTTAAAATCTTGAGCGAGCAAGTTCGGAGCAACGGGCATTTTATGCTTACTGTCCGTTGTACACTTAAACTTGCGAGCTGCTTTCGCTACTAAATCCTGACGTTTCATACTG
The nucleotide sequence above comes from Vibrio atlanticus. Encoded proteins:
- a CDS encoding DUF4440 domain-containing protein, with the translated sequence MDILIEQEIELHQYQTRQNKADLDRLIHPSFTEVGKSGDSYDFTSIIQMMDLEEPSDIRVHSQKYECIQLEPSIQLLKYESALVSESGEVSDYAKRCSIWTFTGTCWKLRYHQGTQCKPFKLS
- a CDS encoding IS3 family transposase (programmed frameshift) yields the protein MTSKKKRIIHSPEFKAETLKLAEKVGVAAAARQLSLHESQIYGWRKATKKNSSISQREQELAVEVAKLKRQLAEQAEELGIGKKGRHLLREKSKVNCYEFMLEHLLSFSLSRMAKVFRVSRSGFYYWVENRHKAIQRETERQKLDTKVKEAFDVSKERDGSRRIQKELAESGDNHNVKTIAASMKRQDLVAKAARKFKCTTDSKHKMPVAPNLLAQDFNATAPNQKWAGDITYVATSEGWLYLAVIIDLYSRQVIGWSMDTRMTASLVCDALSMALFRRGFPEHVITHSDRGSQYCSKDYRDLISTYNLKQSMSRKGNCWDNACVESFFHSLKVEAIQYEPIMTREQMRQTIFEYIEVDYNRTRRHSALGYLSPMNFEKRNVA
- a CDS encoding cupin domain-containing protein, yielding MTKAKQALSIKGYTFNPFPEPFKSRLGQSECRSLGDSFGLTQFGVNLEVLEPNAQSALRHWHTRSDEFLYVLDGELCLVSDDGEQTLFAGMCIGFPARVENGHHLINRSSEQAKFIVIGSRVAKDEAHYPDDDFKWVVESSGEWTPSRKNGTPY